A section of the Paenibacillus odorifer genome encodes:
- a CDS encoding glycosyltransferase family 2 protein → MSINVRYSIIIPMFNEEAVIQETYRRIKKVMAMTEEVYELIFVNDGSTDNCAQMIEEYSYWDESVKLIDLSRNFGHQIAITAGMDYALGDAVVIIDADLQDPPELILDMIAEWKKGYEVVYAKRVKRNGESLFKKWTASLFYRILRYSTDISIPVDTGDFRLIDRRVCEELKRLPEKNRFVRGLVSWVGFRQKAIEYERDERLAGETKYPLKRMIKLSLDGITSFSYKPLKLAGYLGALLSASGFLYLMYVLYLVIFTDSVVKGWASMIGITLTFNGFVLIMLGILGEYIGRIYDETKGRPLYIVQEFYEGKGQQKNVREHPVTHLRK, encoded by the coding sequence ATGAGTATCAACGTGCGCTATTCCATTATTATACCGATGTTTAATGAAGAGGCAGTCATTCAGGAAACGTATCGTCGTATTAAAAAAGTGATGGCAATGACGGAGGAAGTATATGAGCTGATCTTCGTGAATGACGGCAGCACAGACAACTGTGCCCAGATGATCGAGGAATATAGCTATTGGGATGAGAGTGTGAAGCTGATCGATTTGTCACGTAACTTTGGACATCAGATCGCTATTACTGCCGGAATGGACTATGCCCTTGGGGATGCAGTTGTCATTATTGATGCTGATTTGCAAGACCCGCCTGAATTGATCTTGGACATGATTGCAGAATGGAAGAAGGGGTATGAAGTTGTATATGCTAAACGGGTGAAGCGAAACGGTGAATCCTTATTCAAAAAGTGGACGGCCAGCCTGTTTTATAGAATTCTGCGTTATTCAACCGATATTTCTATCCCTGTGGATACAGGTGATTTTCGGCTCATAGATCGTAGGGTTTGCGAAGAGCTCAAACGTCTACCGGAGAAAAACCGTTTCGTACGCGGACTGGTCAGCTGGGTTGGTTTCCGTCAGAAGGCGATTGAATATGAACGGGATGAACGTCTGGCGGGGGAAACAAAATATCCACTAAAACGTATGATCAAGCTCTCTTTGGACGGAATCACCTCCTTTTCTTATAAGCCGCTGAAGCTGGCAGGATATTTGGGCGCACTGCTGTCGGCTTCTGGTTTTCTGTACCTTATGTATGTATTGTACCTGGTAATTTTTACAGACTCAGTCGTTAAGGGCTGGGCTTCGATGATTGGAATTACGCTGACCTTTAATGGCTTCGTACTCATTATGCTAGGAATACTAGGTGAGTATATCGGCCGGATTTATGATGAAACTAAGGGACGTCCGCTTTATATTGTCCAAGAGTTCTATGAAGGTAAGGGGCAGCAAAAGAATGTTCGTGAGCACCCTGTGACCCATCTCCGTAAATAA
- the galU gene encoding UTP--glucose-1-phosphate uridylyltransferase GalU translates to MMKIRKAVIPAAGLGTRFLPATKAQPKEMLPIVDKPAIQYIVEEAVRSGIESIIIVTGRNKKSIEDHFDKSVELEQTLLEKGKEDLLREVQLISELASIHYIRQKEPLGLGHAILCAEQFIGDEPFAVLLGDDIMVSEDPALLQMMRLYEQEEQTIVGVQHVPRQEVNKYGIISSSGPLNGVHEVKGLVEKPSPETAPSEYAIMGRYILEPSIFTVLANLERGAGGEYQLTDALHEVCRHEGLLALDLIGKRYDIGDKFGYIKATLEVGLMREDLRPLLVPYLQELAASLKGREEEVDSLHRSIHS, encoded by the coding sequence CTGATGAAGATTAGAAAAGCTGTCATTCCCGCCGCGGGCTTAGGCACTCGTTTCCTGCCTGCAACTAAGGCTCAGCCAAAAGAAATGCTGCCCATTGTGGATAAACCAGCGATTCAATATATCGTAGAGGAAGCCGTTCGGTCTGGTATTGAAAGTATTATCATCGTGACCGGCCGTAATAAGAAGTCGATTGAAGATCATTTTGATAAATCGGTGGAGCTGGAGCAGACGCTTTTGGAAAAAGGGAAAGAGGATCTACTTCGTGAAGTCCAGCTAATCAGTGAGCTAGCGAGCATCCATTACATTAGGCAAAAAGAGCCGCTGGGACTGGGCCATGCCATCCTTTGTGCGGAACAATTTATCGGTGATGAACCTTTTGCTGTTCTGCTTGGTGACGATATCATGGTCTCGGAGGACCCGGCGCTGCTGCAGATGATGAGATTGTATGAGCAAGAGGAGCAGACCATCGTCGGTGTGCAGCATGTGCCACGGCAGGAGGTTAACAAATATGGGATTATCTCCTCCAGCGGCCCACTAAATGGAGTTCATGAAGTAAAAGGATTGGTAGAGAAGCCCTCGCCTGAAACAGCTCCTTCAGAGTATGCCATTATGGGGCGATATATTTTGGAGCCTTCGATATTCACAGTGCTGGCTAACCTCGAACGTGGAGCGGGCGGTGAATATCAACTGACGGATGCTTTGCACGAGGTATGCCGGCATGAAGGATTGCTGGCGCTCGATTTAATCGGCAAGCGTTATGATATTGGTGATAAATTCGGTTACATTAAGGCCACGCTGGAGGTAGGTTTGATGCGGGAGGATTTGCGCCCATTATTGGTTCCGTATTTGCAGGAGCTGGCTGCTAGTCTTAAGGGAAGAGAAGAAGAAGTGGACTCCTTGCATCGGAGTATACACAGTTGA